In one uncultured Devosia sp. genomic region, the following are encoded:
- a CDS encoding SDR family oxidoreductase: MTRRLEGKSAIIIGSARGIGKGIARRFAEEGAKLVLADWDEAAGRKTAEELGAQFMAADISRYDHAEALVDLALTSYGKLDTIVQNAGIYPWQLIEDTSSEDWDKVMGVNLRGSFHAAKAALKPMKAQGSGRILFTSSITGPYVTSPGHGHYGATKAGINGLIRSAALEFSGYGITVNGVEPGNILTEGIQEERGDAHIASMVAAIPLGRLGSVEDVANAFLFLASDEASYITGTTIVVDGGQLLPEGNDFRIVPTGV; encoded by the coding sequence ATGACCAGACGCCTCGAGGGAAAAAGTGCCATCATCATCGGCTCCGCCCGCGGCATCGGGAAGGGCATTGCCAGGCGCTTTGCCGAGGAAGGCGCAAAACTGGTGCTGGCGGACTGGGATGAAGCGGCGGGCCGCAAGACCGCGGAGGAGCTCGGCGCGCAGTTCATGGCCGCGGACATTTCCCGCTATGACCATGCCGAGGCGCTGGTGGACCTGGCGCTCACATCCTATGGCAAGCTCGACACTATCGTCCAGAATGCGGGGATCTATCCCTGGCAGTTGATCGAGGACACGTCGTCCGAGGATTGGGACAAGGTGATGGGGGTCAATCTGCGCGGCAGTTTCCATGCCGCCAAGGCGGCGCTGAAGCCGATGAAGGCGCAGGGCTCGGGACGCATCCTCTTCACCTCGTCGATCACCGGCCCCTATGTCACCAGCCCCGGCCATGGCCACTATGGCGCGACCAAGGCCGGGATCAATGGGCTGATCCGCTCGGCCGCGCTGGAGTTTTCCGGCTATGGCATCACGGTCAATGGTGTCGAGCCGGGCAATATCCTCACCGAAGGCATCCAGGAGGAGCGCGGCGACGCCCATATTGCCTCGATGGTCGCCGCCATTCCGCTGGGACGGCTGGGCTCGGTCGAGGACGTCGCCAATGCCTTCCTGTTCCTCGCCTCGGACGAAGCCAGCTATATTACCGGCACGACGATCGTCGTGGATGGCGGGCAATTGCTGCCCGAAGGCAACGACTTTCGCATCGTGCCTACGGGCGTCTGA
- a CDS encoding PepSY domain-containing protein, whose translation MKKLALATLALVSLPAIALAQGQAQPSANLDQAAATQQLTDWGLTDIRFDERDDGHYEFDARTANGHRVEIEIGFDGRLLKLDLEDDDNARGAGLVNVLPTEVQSVIADRGIVDIKEFESGRSAWKVEGYTAEGREIEIEIAYAGASQQAAGPDLAAVVQSVQNAGYTVEGDAVARGRHVEIRATNPEGEAVTLHTDFDGVVYRELLRR comes from the coding sequence ATGAAAAAACTCGCTCTCGCCACTCTCGCCCTCGTTTCGCTCCCCGCCATCGCCCTGGCGCAGGGTCAGGCCCAGCCGTCTGCCAATCTCGATCAGGCCGCCGCAACCCAGCAACTGACGGACTGGGGCCTGACCGACATCCGCTTCGACGAGCGCGATGACGGGCACTACGAATTCGACGCCCGCACCGCCAATGGCCACCGGGTCGAAATCGAGATCGGCTTTGATGGTCGCCTGCTCAAGCTCGATCTGGAAGACGATGACAATGCCCGTGGCGCCGGTCTGGTGAACGTCTTGCCCACCGAAGTGCAATCGGTCATCGCCGATCGCGGCATCGTCGACATAAAGGAATTCGAATCCGGTCGCAGCGCCTGGAAGGTTGAGGGCTATACCGCCGAGGGTCGCGAGATCGAAATTGAGATCGCCTATGCCGGCGCCAGCCAGCAGGCAGCCGGCCCCGACCTCGCGGCCGTTGTGCAGTCGGTGCAGAATGCCGGCTATACCGTCGAAGGCGACGCCGTCGCGCGCGGTCGCCATGTCGAAATCCGTGCCACCAATCCCGAAGGCGAAGCGGTAACGCTGCACACCGACTTTGACGGCGTCGTCTATCGCGAATTGCTGCGCCGCTAA
- a CDS encoding response regulator transcription factor, whose product MRVLVVEDETKLRSNIVEALGEAGFAAEGVADGAEAEFLGQTESYDAVVLDLGLPGMDGIAVLEAWRKAGKAMPVLILTAREEWGEKVRGFRAGADDYLTKPFLMDEVVIRLRSLIRRAAGHAQPILTLGNLSLDTQMGLFTRDGMPLKLTAFEYRILAYFMHRPGQVVSRSELSEHVYDRNADRDYNSIEVVISRLRKKLTGASIETVRGEGYRLMADAA is encoded by the coding sequence ATGCGTGTGCTGGTGGTCGAAGACGAGACGAAGCTGCGCAGCAATATCGTGGAGGCCCTGGGCGAAGCAGGATTTGCCGCCGAAGGTGTCGCCGATGGCGCGGAGGCGGAATTCCTGGGCCAGACTGAGAGCTATGACGCCGTGGTGCTCGATCTTGGCCTGCCGGGCATGGATGGCATTGCCGTGCTCGAGGCCTGGCGCAAGGCGGGCAAGGCCATGCCGGTGCTGATCCTGACGGCGCGCGAAGAATGGGGCGAGAAGGTGCGCGGGTTTCGCGCCGGCGCCGACGACTATCTTACCAAGCCCTTTTTGATGGACGAGGTGGTGATCCGCCTGCGCTCGCTGATCCGCCGCGCCGCAGGTCATGCACAGCCGATCCTGACACTGGGCAATCTCAGCCTCGATACGCAAATGGGCCTGTTTACGCGCGACGGGATGCCGCTCAAACTGACGGCGTTCGAATATCGCATCCTCGCCTATTTCATGCATCGGCCCGGCCAAGTCGTTTCGCGCAGCGAGCTTTCCGAGCATGTCTATGACCGCAATGCGGATCGCGACTACAATTCGATCGAAGTGGTCATCAGCCGGCTGCGCAAGAAGCTCACCGGCGCCAGCATCGAGACAGTGCGCGGCGAAGGCTATCGGCTCATGGCGGACGCAGCATGA
- a CDS encoding ATP-binding protein, whose amino-acid sequence MRQSSLALRLIAAAVVASLVALVAAGLVISTLLRNFVEESYGQTLDATMLALMANTAYDEDPGRPVLRLNAPDPRFEQPFSGWYWTISAGEDVLFRSGSLWSSDLGVDGDGAIGPQGEALMLASRNFTAPGGTAPLRIVATAPRAAIDADVARVVTPLVIALVVLGASLALAQLLQVRVGLAPLRRLGGNLGRIQKGEIDTLPSENYRELSPVIEQMNGLIVHNGETLRRTREHVGNLAHALKTPLALIETELQRPAGKARDRSIGEASQTMNRHIAHHLRRARMAATVGMMHARTPVTAVVEELLPVFHGVHADRNLNISVDIPAELTFSGERQDLEEMLGTVIDNGCKWARSSVHVHGMTDADCLVITVDDDGQGMSEEQLRQAGERGRRFDESRHGTGLGLSIAREIATIYGGELAFGKSARGGLSVRLTLPRA is encoded by the coding sequence ATGAGACAATCGTCGCTGGCGCTGCGGCTGATCGCGGCGGCCGTGGTGGCAAGCCTCGTGGCGCTGGTAGCCGCCGGTCTCGTGATTTCCACCTTGCTGCGCAATTTCGTCGAAGAGAGCTATGGCCAGACGCTGGACGCGACCATGCTCGCCCTGATGGCCAACACCGCCTATGACGAAGATCCGGGCCGGCCGGTGCTGCGGCTCAACGCACCCGATCCGCGCTTCGAGCAGCCCTTCTCGGGCTGGTATTGGACGATATCTGCCGGTGAAGATGTGTTGTTCCGCTCGGGCTCGCTCTGGTCTTCGGATCTGGGCGTGGATGGCGATGGTGCGATCGGCCCGCAGGGCGAGGCCCTGATGCTGGCCAGCCGCAACTTCACGGCGCCCGGGGGCACGGCGCCGCTTCGCATCGTCGCGACCGCACCTCGCGCGGCCATCGATGCCGACGTGGCCCGGGTGGTGACGCCACTGGTGATTGCGCTGGTGGTGCTGGGTGCCAGCCTGGCGCTGGCGCAACTGTTGCAGGTGCGGGTGGGCCTTGCGCCGCTGCGCCGGCTTGGTGGCAATCTTGGGCGCATCCAGAAAGGCGAGATCGACACGCTGCCCAGCGAAAACTATCGCGAGCTTTCGCCGGTGATCGAGCAGATGAACGGGCTGATCGTCCATAATGGCGAGACGCTTCGGCGGACGCGCGAGCACGTCGGCAATTTGGCACACGCGCTCAAGACTCCCCTGGCGCTGATCGAGACCGAGCTGCAACGCCCTGCCGGGAAGGCGCGGGACAGGTCCATTGGCGAAGCATCGCAGACGATGAACCGGCATATCGCGCATCACCTGCGGCGCGCGCGGATGGCGGCGACGGTTGGTATGATGCACGCGCGGACGCCCGTTACAGCTGTGGTGGAGGAATTGCTGCCCGTGTTCCACGGCGTGCATGCCGACCGCAACCTCAATATCTCCGTCGATATTCCCGCCGAGCTTACCTTTTCCGGCGAGCGGCAGGATCTCGAAGAGATGCTGGGCACTGTGATCGACAATGGCTGCAAATGGGCCAGGTCGTCCGTCCATGTGCATGGCATGACCGATGCGGATTGTCTGGTGATCACGGTAGATGACGACGGCCAGGGCATGTCCGAAGAGCAATTGCGTCAGGCGGGAGAACGCGGCCGGCGCTTTGACGAAAGCCGCCATGGAACGGGGCTGGGACTATCCATTGCCCGCGAAATCGCGACGATCTACGGCGGCGAGCTTGCTTTCGGGAAGAGCGCGCGGGGCGGCCTGTCGGTGCGCCTGACCCTGCCCCGTGCCTAG